A stretch of DNA from Schizosaccharomyces osmophilus chromosome 2, complete sequence:
GGAAATTTGTCGGAGAAAGACATTTCGAATGCAGTAGACAACAATGCCAAacggaaaagaaagaataaaaagaagaaaagcaccaagagaaaaaaggaaaagaagctGGAAGTAGCTGAGAGTTCTACCACAGATGCTACTGTCTAAAAGCCAAATTTGTTAGTCTCAGATGCTAGCTAGCAAGAAACAATGTTATCTAGGGGCTCAATTTatgaaaacgaaagttTCAAGTGTATGGGAAAGAATGTTTGGTGTCCGATATAGAAATATGTAACCATATAGTTAACACAAGAGTTCCTCCCCTTTCGTCTTCTCTACTATTATCGTAAGTCAATTTGTTTTAGGATGGAACAGCGAAACCAGTTTTGTTAATGAGTAAAATTTGAACATCtggttttcttctttttgtaaaactAATGTGAGTAAGCACTGCACTCCACCTATGGATTGCACTACCAAATGTTGCTACAAATTTCGCATGTCTTTGCTATATCTTACATGCTCCATATAGTCATTCATTCACGGATGGCCATCATACTCAAGACTAATTTTACGTTACATAGGaccaaaatcaaaatctaGACATAAATGTAGATAtaaagaagatttgaatagaaaataaaaaaaaaaacataataataaaaagcaaaatgttAAAGAATTGAGAAATTGTCTGTTCAGTCAGGCTTCGTCGAACATCCTGTGAAGGTGAATCCCATCGCAATCGCACTGCCCAGGACCCGGGCGTGGTGTGCGTTGTTGCCAACCTCCACCGGTACACCACGGTTTCATTGCCATCTCCGCCGGAGACTCCTCTCCGGGAAGTTATGGCAAATCGAGGGATCGAAAGCGAGACTCGAACCCATGACCACAGGATACTCCACTATGAAGCTCTCAACTGTTCAGACAGAGCCATTACAGCTAGATATATAGTTTTTTATACCCTTATATAGTGCATGAAAATTAGAATGCAAGTCGTAAATGGACAATTCACTGAGGATGACCAGGCaggatggaaaaaaaagttcctttttgttatgTTTCGgtctaaaaagaaaaagttacATTTCAaattaaaaggaaaagctgAATAGACTACGCATTTTTCCTCTTGAAACATaaaggtttctttttgattatttCTCCTACTACTTTATTCAATATGAACATAGCATTCATCATATATCTTGACTTCTAAAGAATTGTAGAAAGCAGGAACCAATGGAACGAGAACATTCGGAAATGAGCCATTTCTACTTGACAATTGCATTTTTCTATGTTCCATTTCAATGTGTTTGCTCAAAAAGACTACTTCACAActataagaaaaaatttttatacaaaTGTACATCGAAACAAGAATGCTGTTTTACTTGAAATTGAACATAATTGGGTTTTCGTAAAACGGGGAGGGCATGTATTACAAAGAGAGAAGAGGAATTAAAagtattttatttccatCAAAGACGTGACATTGGGGAGATAAAGAAACGTGAATCAAGTCCATCTTTGAAGCACTTGCTTGTCTATCAGCAAAACATCCGTGTTGAAACAGCACAACAAGTACAAAAGGTCATTAGGGAATATAAACATcatttaccttttttaaatgaaagGAGAACAAGCCTAGACatcaaaaaagataataatGACAATAGGACATTGATTTAAACAACGTACAAAGCGAAGGGTAGAGGgaaaaaagggaaacaCTAAAAATTTCGAAAGTTCGAAAGCAAGGATCTAACCAGAGTACAAGACTTGAACTATCGTTCCGTTAGGTATTGCCTGGAAATATACGGGTTTTTTAATCCACAAGGCGGCTAACAAACATGAACAAGTAAGTGAAGAAGAGAATAGAGAACCAGGCTAGCTTGATGAAGGAACGTTTTTGTCGATCGGATACATCCTTGAAAATAGTAGTAGAGTCGTGGAGATGGTTATGGGTTACATATAATTGAACATTCCAAAGCATCATAGGAAGGTTGAAGATGAAGCATACCCAGGCTCCCGAAAATAATAGAAGAACAGAGCTAATGGCGTGCAACAACATTTCAGGAATAACATAGTAATTCAATTTTCGAGACactggaaagaaaaaatgttaGTTATCCGATAAGAGAAGCAGAAACGAATGCGACTGGTGGAAACAAGTCAGCAGCCATCCTATACTTACAGTCAATAGGATTAATAAAGTCATCCTTTAAATCCGAATACATGACAGTAAAGTACATGTGCAACATGATGCTCGCACAAGTCATCATTAACGACGTAAAGTAGATCCATGGAGAAGTCATTTTGAgaatatttgaaaagaacaaaagaagtaaacaatCCTGAAATTACAAATAATAACAAAGGAACCCAAACAACTTTTTCGTTTGGAGAGGAGGAAGAGAAGGGGAATTTATCTGTTTGTCATAGAAACTCGTCAAACTAGTCGTACACATGAACCTGGGTTCGAGTCTCGGTCtcaacaaaataaacaaaccataggaaaagaaattaaaagtcTTGAATTTGTAAtgtttgaataaaaaagataaagaaattgaagacTTTTAGAATCAAAGCTGCAGACGTTCATAGTCTGATACGCCTGGCGCCTGGTACCATGGAGCCTGGGtggaaaaataaagaggTAGGCTGCTAGTTCAAGGatgtcttttgtttgcaatAAGCGTCAAATGGGAACTTCAAATTGCGCGACAAGtcgtaaaaagaataagtccatttaatttctttccGTTGAAAAGGCCTTCGTAATAGTGCGATATTTCACACATTGGAAAACGAAAtatttcattgttttcctCATTTAACGCTAGGCTTGAAAAAAGCGATTGTTACATCGCAAAAGAACGAACCTGATtctccttttgtttacgtcCACGATAAAATGAATCGGACGACAGGAGACAGCTATTTATTCCTATAAAGTTGTAATGAATCTTTGAAAGAGAGATGAAACCGCTAAAGTGGTCTCCTATTTTGCATAGTAAACTTATACCAAGGAAAAATCTAGGAACGAGGCATTTTCATAAGCAAAGCcaactctttttctcttattcaacttttgatcatctcaaaaaaagaaataaaatagaataaattgaaatacaaatagaaaataggaaaaaataaaaaataaaaaaatacataaaAGGACAGTCCACCATAAACAACGTCTCCCCCATCACTCTCCCACTTTTTCTTCGCAAATCCAAACGGGAGTTTGCAAGAGAAATTTAATATTGCTTACTAGGAAAACATTTCATTGCGAATTTGCTTAATTTTCAGGACCTCATTTTGAAGTTGAATATCTTTCCATAAACTGAAAACAGAACGATGGCTATTATAACAATTCGTGTAATTCGAAACTTTGAATATCGTACGCTTAAGAATGTAGTCTTTCACGACATAGATTTGTCTACAACGACCGTCGGCCAGCTTAAGAAGATTATCCAAAATCGTATTCAAACGGATTCCGCTCTCAAGATTTATCGTACAACCCATTTTGacactttgaaaatttatGTGAAGGCCCAACAGCACAAGACTCAGAATTTGGCCATCAACTTGGATCATGATGATTGGATTCTTACAGACGATCACCAAACCCTGGCTTTCAGCGGAATTGAAAACGAAACTGAACTATCCTATTTTAATTTGGAAGCCTACCGTGTGTATCAAGCGAATCCTGTTCAAAAATGGATGTAAGGAAACAACTAGccaacaaaaaatttgttGGTGGTCATGAAACATGGAGTTATACGTTATAAGCTTGGAATTGTTGTATCTTTCATCCTCTATATCTTACCATAGCGCACCTGGATTCTTGAAATCAGCTGTAATGGGAACCCACAGAATTCGCATATTCCTCTATGTAGGAAACCGCCGTTCATCAAGCAGTTCGCTGTCCGccaaaggaaggaaaaaaaaaggaacaagGTACATAGAAATAAGAGAGTACTCACATTAAATTTCGTACAGTTTGTCTCATTCGGAtctttcatcttcttttattggTATTGTACATCGTAGCAACCCATAGAACCATACACCTTTTCACCGATCTCGAGAGTCGATTGCAACGACGAAAACCGTTCTTTTTGAGTGAGCgacaaaaaatgaaaaagatcaaaaacaaaaagaattgcgCGGCCAGGTTTCGATCCTGGGACCTACGGGTTATGAGCCCGTCGGAGTTCCACTCTCCTACCGCGCACTTTCGTCAGCAGCAGGATTTGAACCTGCGAGCGCAATGCGCATTAGATAGCTCGAATAGTTCAAGTCTAACTCCTTAACCACTCGGACATACTGACTGTTGTTATATTCATACAAGTTATagtatatttatatatatattctAAAAACTTTGTTAGAGCGAGAAttcgtttgtttgtttacaaaaaggaattcctcaaaaaataaaaataaaataaaataaagagagCAAGAGCAAGAGCAAGGAtcgtaaaacaaaatgcaCATCTCTCTCTCGTACagcttttaatttttggaaaaaccATCAAAATGGAGGTTGCTTTTCATACAAAGGCAATGAAATGATTTCAATCACATTCAAATACCAAATAGAGATGCATCGCAAATACAAACAGAAAGCATGTATCTGCACTTTTCaagcagaaaaaacaaacatacGTCAATTCAAGAACAATTTACACTTTCGAATGTCTATAACAATCACTGAATGATGGCAGTGTAATCTGCTTCCTTTAGTACATGAATCCTAGTATTAATTACTATTCGCCCGCAACTTCAAATCGAAAACATCCTTCCTACTAAGGGCCCCAATTCATCCACTACTCACCGTCAAAACTCTTACATTCGTCTACCATACCTTATAGCTACTCATCCATTATTTACATCAACATCTCGTATTTTCAGCAGGAAACTCCAAATTAATTCCTAGCTATCCAATAGTTTACTAACTATCATCTAATTAATCAAAACCGTAATAAAACAACCTAAATGCCCGCAAAGATTATCGTATGCATGAGTCAATTTAGAGCTCATCATCACTGACTTCAAAGCCAGCCTTACGACGAGCCATACgctccttcttcttcttacGGAGCTCAGCACCAGTGAGCTTCGTGGGCTTCTTAGCCTTTTCGATCTTGTTACCGAAGGCATCGAAGGTATCACCCTCATCCTTTTCTTGGATGCGAGGACCAGAACCTTGACCTTGGACCCAGTTGTGACCAGAAGGAGTCATCTTACCATGGTTGACGGCCCAGACTTCCTCAGTCAAACCTTCAGTGAACTCACGGGAGTGAGTAACTAAGACAACACCACCACCGAAGCTCTTAAGACCCTTAGAAAGGGCACCAAGAGAGTCACGGTCAAGATAGTTGGTGGGTTCGTCAAGGACGATAACGTGAGGACGCAACCAGGTGCAAGCAGCCAAAACAAGCTTGACCTTTTGACCACCAGAAAGACCCTTCACACGGGAGTGAGAAACCAATTCAGGTTCAAGACCCAAAAGACCACAGTGTTCTTCAATCTCCTTACGAACCAAAGGACGGAATTGTCCACTCTTCAAGGCTTCAGCACGGTCAACTTCAGCAACCATCTTAGAGTGGCTTTCCATAATTTCACCACGGGGCAACCAAGCGTTGTCGGAAGACATCATGGGAATCCAGCGTTCACTCTTCATACCAATGTTCTCACCAACAGTGAAAGAGCACTCGTATTCGTAAGAGTTCTTAAGCTTTCTACGGCTGTGGATACCCAAAATCTTACGAGCAGTACCTTCAATCTTGAAGATTCTGTTCTTCATGGCTTCCTCATCAGATTCGTTAATGACACGGGAAGCCTTGTCCATAGCTTCCAAATCTTCACCAGATTGGAAACGCCATTGGATGTATTCGGAAGGAGACTTGTCGGGATGAAGACCAAGGTGAGCGAAAGCAGCTTGGGCAACGTAGGCGATACGACAGTTCTCGTGTTGGTAGATGTCACCAGTGGTGGGTAACAATTCACCAGTAAGGACCTTAATCAAGGTAGATTTACCAGCACCGTTGGGGCCAATGACAGCAATAcgagaagaaagagaaacttGGAAAGAAATGTCAATCAATTGAGGTTGAGAGGTACCTGGGTATTGGAAAGACATGTTGTTAACCTTGACAATAGCACGTTGCTTGGTCTTGACACCTTCCAAGTAACCGGGCTCGGGGAACCTGAATTCCATTTCGGAAGCACCCAATTCGTAGTAAGACTTGGCAGAAGGGACCTTTTGAACAAATTCAGACATGTTACCAATGTACTTACGGAGCTTGAAACGCTCGTAGTGAATGATGGATTGAACAACGTGGTCCAAGAAACCAGAGTCGTGAGAGACAATGATGGAAGAAACGTTCTTTTGACTGGTCAAGAAGTTTTCTAACCAAGCAACGTTCACAACATCAAGATGGTTGGTGGGTTCGTCAAGCAAAAGAATGTCAGGGTTCTTGAACATGGCACGAGTAAGAGCCAACTTCATCTTCCAACCACCAGAAAGAGCGCCAATGGGCTTTTCGATGAGCTCGTCAGTGAAAGAGTTCTCCTTCAAAGCCTTAACGACGTCATCACTGTTCTTGATGGTAACATTAGGGTCAGACATGATGAAGCCGACAGAAGGAGTATCAGCCTCAGACTCGTCAATGTCGTGTTCGACGTAGACGGTACGGAGGTGAGTAGGGAAACCTTCAACTTGACCGTTGACAATGGCACGCATGAGAGTGGACTTACCAGAGCCGTTAGGACCGCAGAGACCATAGCGACGTCCACGCTTAAGACGAAGACGAGTACGGTTAAGAAGAATCTTAGCACCATAAGCAAGAGAGAACTCACAGTTGCAAAGATCTTCAccctcttcttcctcttcaagGTGAGCACCACGTCCAGGGATCTTGGCAATGGAGCGAGCACGAAGGTCTTCAACGATGGCTTGGACGTTGACTTCAGGAACGAAGGCAGCGACGAAGGGAGCAACGGTGAGCATCCAGGATTCAGCGTCGCTgtccttttcttcaacgaGCTGAGCAGCAACAGCGGCGGCATACTTAGCGATGACCTCCTCGTGGTGAGGAACCTTCTTGTCACCGAGAACAGCCTTCAAAGTCTCACTGCAAACTTCAGGGTTGGCAGCAGTGGAGACTTCAGGGATTTTACCATCGACGACGTTACCAACACGTTCCAAGGTAGTAACGGCACGTTCAACGACGGAACGACATTCAGGATCACCAATGGTGTCCTTAATGTGGTACAAGCCGGGCAAGAGTTTAGGCAAGAAAGGAGCAACGACTTGGGGGTCCTCGACAAGCTTGGACATGTTGTCAATAATGACGGAAGCCTTACGCTTGATAGGGGTAGAACGCTCGTTCAAACCACGAGCCAACAAGGGGACCATGATAGACAAGGTAGGGGCTTGAACTTCGGTAACGAAAGTAGTAGCACCCAAAGAGTGGACAGTCTCAGGGACCTCCTCAGGATGAGCAATACAGTTGATAAGCTCGGGAATGAAACGGTCAATATCAGCGTTGGCAATCAAGGTACAGACCTTAGTCATGGTTTCTCTGGcttgctttttgatttcacCCTTAGTATCCCACATAGATTCGGAAACAACGGGGATAATAGCGGGAAGAGAGTATGAAAGTTGAGAAGGGGAGGTCTCAACGAGAAGGTCCAAGAGTTGCAAAGAGTTCATCTTCTCAGTCCATTTACCAGTGTTGTGGATAGATTCGAGAATGATTGGAACGGTAGCCTTTACAGCATAAGGAGAGGTGCTACGAAGAACGGCGCGAGAAGCGTTGATGGCAGCGTCTCTGACACTCATTTGCTTGTCGGCAACCTTTTCGACAACAGCAGGCAAAAGTTCAACCAAGTAAGGTTCAACATCAGCAGCAACGTTGGGGTAGTTGGCGACGGCCTCGATACCCTTCAAAACCCGTTCGACAATCTTCTTGTCCTTAAGTTGCTTTTCAATGTGCTTGAAAACCAAAGCAGGGGCATCTTGCTCCTCAATGGGTCCGTTGACAAAGGATGCAAGGGCCGAAGCGGCGTCAGCCTCCTGTGCGGTATCGCACACGGTAAGGTTATTCAACAACTCGTCAAGAGTTTTGACTGACTGCTTATTCTCACTCTTTGCAGACATCCTGGGAGTTGGTTGTTGGTAAGATGGAGGGTGGTTATTTGTATATGAATCAAAATTGAATGTCAAATTTAcggaaaacaaaacaaacagtCACAATAC
This window harbors:
- the cor1 gene encoding cornichon family protein, which codes for MTSPWIYFTSLMMTCASIMLHMYFTVMYSDLKDDFINPIDLSRKLNYYVIPEMLLHAISSVLLLFSGAWVCFIFNLPMMLWNVQLYVTHNHLHDSTTIFKDVSDRQKRSFIKLAWFSILFFTYLFMFVSRLVD
- the aim29 gene encoding DUF2340, C2orf76-like protein; translated protein: MAIITIRVIRNFEYRTLKNVVFHDIDLSTTTVGQLKKIIQNRIQTDSALKIYRTTHFDTLKIYVKAQQHKTQNLAINLDHDDWILTDDHQTLAFSGIENETELSYFNLEAYRVYQANPVQKWM
- the tef3 gene encoding translation elongation factor eEF3, with translation MSAKSENKQSVKTLDELLNNLTVCDTAQEADAASALASFVNGPIEEQDAPALVFKHIEKQLKDKKIVERVLKGIEAVANYPNVAADVEPYLVELLPAVVEKVADKQMSVRDAAINASRAVLRSTSPYAVKATVPIILESIHNTGKWTEKMNSLQLLDLLVETSPSQLSYSLPAIIPVVSESMWDTKGEIKKQARETMTKVCTLIANADIDRFIPELINCIAHPEEVPETVHSLGATTFVTEVQAPTLSIMVPLLARGLNERSTPIKRKASVIIDNMSKLVEDPQVVAPFLPKLLPGLYHIKDTIGDPECRSVVERAVTTLERVGNVVDGKIPEVSTAANPEVCSETLKAVLGDKKVPHHEEVIAKYAAAVAAQLVEEKDSDAESWMLTVAPFVAAFVPEVNVQAIVEDLRARSIAKIPGRGAHLEEEEEGEDLCNCEFSLAYGAKILLNRTRLRLKRGRRYGLCGPNGSGKSTLMRAIVNGQVEGFPTHLRTVYVEHDIDESEADTPSVGFIMSDPNVTIKNSDDVVKALKENSFTDELIEKPIGALSGGWKMKLALTRAMFKNPDILLLDEPTNHLDVVNVAWLENFLTSQKNVSSIIVSHDSGFLDHVVQSIIHYERFKLRKYIGNMSEFVQKVPSAKSYYELGASEMEFRFPEPGYLEGVKTKQRAIVKVNNMSFQYPGTSQPQLIDISFQVSLSSRIAVIGPNGAGKSTLIKVLTGELLPTTGDIYQHENCRIAYVAQAAFAHLGLHPDKSPSEYIQWRFQSGEDLEAMDKASRVINESDEEAMKNRIFKIEGTARKILGIHSRRKLKNSYEYECSFTVGENIGMKSERWIPMMSSDNAWLPRGEIMESHSKMVAEVDRAEALKSGQFRPLVRKEIEEHCGLLGLEPELVSHSRVKGLSGGQKVKLVLAACTWLRPHVIVLDEPTNYLDRDSLGALSKGLKSFGGGVVLVTHSREFTEGLTEEVWAVNHGKMTPSGHNWVQGQGSGPRIQEKDEGDTFDAFGNKIEKAKKPTKLTGAELRKKKKERMARRKAGFEVSDDEL